In a single window of the Pocillopora verrucosa isolate sample1 chromosome 4, ASM3666991v2, whole genome shotgun sequence genome:
- the LOC131782633 gene encoding uncharacterized protein, with protein sequence MAYLCEYQQPKLNDLAYETKRAFAKKYFGDPLEARPVTIKGVELLDNRKRLPLHVFASKAYKQVAIFHSVFQDITQNWSQSQRENKEIKDNLRGIQGRLQHLKKLMKKVVRLSSQSPGNSSLPQVPQPNKKIWSDSIHRQKAWILGVLGEFKLSLIYLRPAIRKRACKTCKVN encoded by the exons ATGGCCTATCTCTGTGAATATCAACAACCAAAGCTGAATGACTTGGCATACGAAACAAAAAGAGCTTTT GCTAAAAAATACTTCGGCGATCCTCTGGAAGCAAGACCAGTAACTATTAAAGGAGTAGAGCTGCTGGATAACCGCAAAAGGCTCCCG TTGCACGTTTTTGCATCGAAGGCATACAAACAAGTGGCTATATTTCACTCAGTCTTCCAAGATATTACACAAAATTGGTCCCAGAGTCAAcgagaaaacaaagaaattaaagataacCTTAGAGGCATTCAAGGACGCCTTCAACACCTGAAAAAACTCATGAAGAAAGTG GTCCGTTTGAGTTCCCAGTCCCCTGGAAATTCTTCTCTGCCTCAAGTTCCACagccaaacaaaaaaatctggaGCGATTCTATTCATCGACAGAAAGCCTGGATATTAGGAGTATTGGGAGAGTTCAAACTTAGTCTCATTTACCTGCGGCCCGCCATAAGAAAGCGCGCGTGTAAAACATGCAAAGTGAACTGA
- the LOC131782650 gene encoding uncharacterized protein yields the protein MKSSKLGFSGLFLGLLGAMFIGNSMAAPASGRQARIDWMKGWIFGQSRSLQNMTVTLQEEFASVRTGSKDNDEYYLRIPCLPRPSFDQDGVSETALLETDVKQLYIFKTFLSIMKNQEAKIQNSPFKGRLQDVENGVNLLISQMNELQRQLGSKATGPGSSPQPTCAPPSTQKEQDKWKLAIIKEFSLWLIPILGEFHQANTFA from the exons ATGAAGTCGTCAAAGTTAG GTTTCTCTGGACTTTTCTTGGGTCTTTTGGGCGCCATGTTCATTGGTAATTCAATGGCGGCCCCAGCAAGCGGGAGACAAGCGCGTATTGATTGGATGAAAGGTTGGATATTTGGCCAGTCCCGAAGTCTCCAGAATATGACGGTGACATTGCAGGAAGAATTT GCGTCGGTCCGTACGGGTAGCAAAGACAACGATGAGTATTACCTCAGAATTCCATGCTTACCACGACCTTCATTTGATCAGGATGGTGTTTCC GAAACAGCTCTCTTGGAAACAGATGTAAAACAGTTGTATatcttcaaaacttttctttccattatGAAAAATCAAGAAGCCAAGATCCAAAACAGTCCTTTTAAGGGAAGACTGCAAGATGTAGAGAACGGAGTCAACCTCCTCATCTCACAAATGAATGAACTG cAACGGCAACTTGGGAGTAAAGCGACTGGCCCAGGAAGCTCTCCCCAGCCCACCTGCGCGCCACCTTCAACACAGAAGGAACAGGACAAATGGAAACTCGCAATAATCAAGGAATTCAGCTTATGGCTAATCCCAATTTTGGGTGAATTTCATCAGGCAAACACCTTCGCTTGA